CACGATTTCGGTGCCGCCGCGGGGCACCGGGCGCAGTTCGATCGACACCCAGTTGCGCTCGTCCGGCAGCCCGCACCAGACGACGTGCTCGCCCGGCCGCCACACCGCCGCGTGGATCGCGCCTTCGGTCGTCGTCTCCCGGTCCGGCGCGAGCCGGATCCGGCAGTGCGGCCCGCGGCCGCGTTCGGCCTGACGGGCGACCTCGCACCAGCTGATCGCCGGCACGAATCTGGAGTACAGCTCAGGGGAGCCGACTATCGACCACACCTGCTCGGGCGGGTGCCCGACGACCGCACTCGCCTCGACTACATCGTCCCGCATCGCGATCCGCCTCGCCATTGCGCGCGTGTGGGCTCCCCGGTCCTTCCCGGCGCGCGTTCAGGTTGCGGGGACGCTACCAGCTGAACCTGCCGTGGGGTACTCCGAACGGCGGACAATCCAACCTGGTGGGAATTTTCTCTCCGCCGTCGGCGGCCGGTGCGCTGCCGCGCGAACCGGCGGGCGATACCCGCGGAAGTGCTGGTCGGTGCCGGGTCCGGGCGGAGAGGTGCGGGCATTTCCGGACATCGGACCGGTAACCGCGCGGACTCGGCAAGCGGACGGTTAAACCTTAGGGTGGCCTCTGTTAGGGAAGGCTCAGCTGGGGTTACGGTCCTGACGCACCCCTCCCTTCCGCAGAACCGGGTACCCCATGTCTTCCGCTCAGATCGCGCTCCTCGGCGGCATCGCCGGGCTCACCATCTTCCTCGGCCTGCCGCTCGGACGGCTCCGCACGCCGCTGCCCCGGGTCAAGGCACTGCTCAACGCGACCGCGACCGGAATCCTCGTCTTCCTGCTGTGGGACGTGCTCGCGCACGCGTGGGAGCCGATCGATCACGCACTGTCCGGCCATCAGGTCGGCTCGGCCGCGGGCAACGGCGCGGTGCTGATCGTCGCGCTGGGAGCCGGCCTGCTCGGGCTGGCCTACGTGGACGCCGCGGCCGCCCGGCGCGCGGCGTCCGCACGGGCGGCCGGTCCTGGCGCGGCTTCGGCCGGCGAGCTGGCCACCGCGACGATGCGCGGTCCGGCCGGCCGGCTGGCGCTGACCATCGCGACCGGGATCGGGCTGCACAACTTCGCCGAGGGTCTCGCGATCGGCAACTCGGCCGCGGGCGGGGAGCTCAGCCTCGCGCTGCTGCTGGTGATCGGATTCGGGCTGCACAACGCGACCGAGGGCTTCGGCATCGTCGCGCCGCTCACCGGACACCGGCCGTCCTGGGGCTACCTGGCCCTGCTGGGACTGATCGGCGGCGGGCCCACGTTCCTGGGCGCCGTGGTCGGGCAGAGCTTCGTCAACGACACCCTTTCGATCGCTTTCCTGGGCCTGGCCGCCGGTTCGATCCTGTACGTCGTGGTCGAACTGCTCGCGGTGGCACGGAAATCCGGGATGAAGATCATCACCAACTGGGGCCTGCTGCTCGGCCTGGTCCTCGGCTTCGTCACCGACGCGATCGTGACCGCCGCCGGGGCGTGACCGGCGCCTCGCCGCTGCCGTCCGGCGCGGCCGCGCGCACCGGACATAATGGGCGGGTGGAGCATCTGGTCGAGGAATACGGCCCCAGCTGGGAGCCAGGCCCGTACGAGCGCGGCACCGACGGGCCGCGGGTAGTCCTGGTCGGCGCGGACACCTCGCCGACCGGGCTGCGGGCGACGGCGTATGCGGGCGGGCTCGCCCGGCGCCAGCGTGCGCGGCTGGTCGTGGTGTACGTGGCGGCGCCGACGGTGTGGACCGGGTTGGCCGCCGCCGCAGTCGTCGATGTGCAGCAGCAGACCTTCGAAGAGGAGATCGAACAGTTGCGCGCCGAGCTCCAGGACCGGGCGGCCGACCTGCAGGTGCCGGTGAAGTTCCTGGTCCGCCGCGGCGAGACGTTCCCCGAGCTGCGCCAGGCGGCGCTGGACGAGAACGCGGACATGGTCGTGGTCGGCGCGTCCGAGCAGGGCGGGCACCGGCTGGTCGGCTCGGTCGGCAACCGGCTGGTGCGGGCCGCCACCTGGCCGGTCGTGGTCGTGCCCTGATCCGCTCGGGACCAGCACGGGCCGGCACCGGCCAGCGCTGACCTGCCGCGCCCGGGTTCGCCGAGCACGGCGGCGGGGAGTTGCGCAAGCGGGTCGAGTGATCGTCTGCGGGAATTCTCCTGGCCGCCTGGTTGGCCGGTTTGGCCGACTGTCCGTCAACGGCCCCTTGAGGGAATCAGATTCTCGCAAGGGGCCTTTCACGGACAGGCCGGCTGACTGTTTGGTCTGCACCACCTGAGACAAGCGTAGGGTGAGTCGTGGATTTCGACGACTTCGACGACATCGTCGCGCGGCTGCGCGCGGCCGGCTGCGTTTTCGCCGAGGACGAGGCGCGGCTGCTGCTGGACCAGGCGAGCGATGGTCTGCCGGAGATGGTCCGGCGGCGAGTCGCGGGGGAGCCATTGGAGTACGTGCTGGGCTGGGCGGAGTTCGCCGGCCGGCGGTTCGTCGTCGCGCCCGGGGTCTTCGTGCCCCGGCACCGCACCGAACTGCTGGTGCGGCTGGCCGCCGGCTTCGCGCGGACCCGGTCAGTGGTACTCGACTTGTGCTGCGGTTCCGGTGCGCTGGGCGCGACGGTCGCGGCGGAAGTACCCGGGATCGAGTTGTACGCCGCGGATATCGAGCCGGCCGCCGTCGAGTGCGCGCGGCGGAACGTTCCCGGCAAGGTCTGCGAGGGCGACCTCTACTCCCCGCTTCCGGCGAGCCTGCGCGGCCGGGTGAACGTGCTGATTTCTAACGTTCCGTACGTCCCGACCGACGAAGTCGCCCTGATGCCGCCCGAGGCCCGCGACCACGAACCTCGCGTCGCACTGGACGGCGGCCCGGATGGTCTCGACGTGCTGCGCCGGGTCGTCGCGGAAGCGCCGGAGTGGCTGGCGCCCGGCGGGCACGTGCTGTTCGAAGCCAGCGAACGCCAGGCCGAGGCCGCTGCGGCCGAGGTGCGCCGGGCCGGGCTCGCGGCGGCCGTGGAACAGTCGGAAGAACTCGGTGCGACTGTCGTGGTGGGACTGCGCGAACACTGAGCGGCGATCCTGATTCGCCCGCTTTCCGTACTGCGTCGGGCCGGGGAGGCCG
This sequence is a window from Amycolatopsis benzoatilytica AK 16/65. Protein-coding genes within it:
- a CDS encoding ZIP family metal transporter encodes the protein MSSAQIALLGGIAGLTIFLGLPLGRLRTPLPRVKALLNATATGILVFLLWDVLAHAWEPIDHALSGHQVGSAAGNGAVLIVALGAGLLGLAYVDAAAARRAASARAAGPGAASAGELATATMRGPAGRLALTIATGIGLHNFAEGLAIGNSAAGGELSLALLLVIGFGLHNATEGFGIVAPLTGHRPSWGYLALLGLIGGGPTFLGAVVGQSFVNDTLSIAFLGLAAGSILYVVVELLAVARKSGMKIITNWGLLLGLVLGFVTDAIVTAAGA
- a CDS encoding universal stress protein — encoded protein: MEHLVEEYGPSWEPGPYERGTDGPRVVLVGADTSPTGLRATAYAGGLARRQRARLVVVYVAAPTVWTGLAAAAVVDVQQQTFEEEIEQLRAELQDRAADLQVPVKFLVRRGETFPELRQAALDENADMVVVGASEQGGHRLVGSVGNRLVRAATWPVVVVP
- a CDS encoding putative protein N(5)-glutamine methyltransferase; this encodes MDFDDFDDIVARLRAAGCVFAEDEARLLLDQASDGLPEMVRRRVAGEPLEYVLGWAEFAGRRFVVAPGVFVPRHRTELLVRLAAGFARTRSVVLDLCCGSGALGATVAAEVPGIELYAADIEPAAVECARRNVPGKVCEGDLYSPLPASLRGRVNVLISNVPYVPTDEVALMPPEARDHEPRVALDGGPDGLDVLRRVVAEAPEWLAPGGHVLFEASERQAEAAAAEVRRAGLAAAVEQSEELGATVVVGLREH